In the Advenella kashmirensis WT001 genome, one interval contains:
- the ampD gene encoding 1,6-anhydro-N-acetylmuramyl-L-alanine amidase AmpD, with amino-acid sequence MTEDLKLDRRGWLCPAPGVRHIRSPNQDRRPLLENISLLVIHNISLPPSQFGGPHVQQLFTNTLNPDEHPFFAEIADLRVSAHFFINRNGRIIQFVSTNRRAWHAGVSRFDGRDRCNDFSIGIELEGTDFTPFTDEQYLQLAALTTVLRNRYTLKAVRGHEHIAPKRKTDPGPYFDWHWYKRLTGWDWRQMPEGIASQRLVRV; translated from the coding sequence ATGACCGAAGACCTGAAACTGGACCGACGCGGCTGGCTGTGTCCTGCCCCGGGGGTCCGACATATCCGCTCTCCCAACCAGGACCGCCGCCCCCTGCTGGAAAACATTTCCCTGCTGGTGATTCACAATATCAGCCTGCCGCCCAGCCAGTTTGGCGGCCCGCATGTGCAGCAGCTTTTTACCAACACCCTGAACCCGGACGAACACCCCTTCTTTGCAGAAATTGCAGACTTGCGCGTCTCGGCGCACTTCTTTATCAATCGCAACGGGCGCATTATCCAGTTTGTGAGCACCAACCGGCGCGCCTGGCACGCCGGCGTCTCGCGTTTTGACGGGCGTGATCGCTGCAACGACTTTTCCATCGGCATTGAACTGGAAGGCACAGACTTTACCCCCTTTACCGACGAACAATACCTGCAACTGGCGGCGCTTACCACCGTACTGCGCAACCGCTATACGCTTAAAGCCGTGCGCGGCCATGAGCACATTGCCCCCAAACGCAAGACCGACCCTGGGCCGTATTTCGACTGGCATTGGTATAAACGGCTGACAGGCTGGGATTGGCGGCAGATGCCTGAAGGCATTGCAAGCCAACGACTGGTGCGGGTGTAG
- a CDS encoding antitoxin MazE family protein — MPSIRSRVQKHRQNLRAAGLRPVQIWVPDTRRPDFEQECRRQCRIVALSDSAEPSLQQFMDETLTDVEGWKE; from the coding sequence ATGCCTTCCATTCGATCACGAGTTCAAAAACATAGGCAAAATTTGCGTGCCGCGGGATTACGACCTGTACAAATTTGGGTACCTGACACCCGCCGTCCAGACTTCGAGCAGGAATGTCGCCGGCAATGTCGCATCGTCGCGCTATCAGACTCTGCCGAGCCATCACTGCAACAGTTCATGGACGAAACCTTAACTGACGTAGAGGGCTGGAAAGAATGA
- a CDS encoding transposase, whose product MEAELAAEGAPGAVPGAIPRATLALRCPPATERVSGAKEHPAKQAKKLLPRLLALLEQFAHSPAHALASTLKSWLEPIVRMWRFSKSNGITEGFHTKMEMLSRRAYGFRNFENYRLRVLAQCGWNGVINRVW is encoded by the coding sequence CTGGAAGCTGAGCTCGCAGCAGAAGGAGCGCCTGGAGCAGTACCTGGCGCAATACCCCGTGCTACGCTCGCTTTACGTTGCCCGCCAGCAACTGAACGGGTTTCTGGTGCAAAAGAACATCCGGCAAAGCAGGCCAAAAAGCTGCTGCCCCGGCTGCTTGCGCTGCTGGAGCAGTTTGCCCACAGCCCCGCGCACGCGCTGGCCAGCACGCTTAAGTCCTGGCTGGAGCCGATTGTGCGGATGTGGCGTTTCTCCAAATCGAACGGCATTACCGAGGGCTTCCATACTAAAATGGAAATGCTCTCACGCAGGGCGTATGGATTTAGGAATTTTGAGAATTACCGGCTGAGGGTCTTGGCCCAATGCGGTTGGAACGGAGTGATAAATCGAGTTTGGTGA
- a CDS encoding helix-turn-helix domain-containing protein, with the protein MTTEELLLKHYGSPLLTLQQVAQLLNRSPDGLRITLAGNNDVARKLRPARRKIGRRVLFSVAELSRFIDQTTA; encoded by the coding sequence ATGACGACAGAAGAACTACTCTTAAAACACTATGGAAGTCCCTTGCTCACGCTACAGCAAGTAGCACAGTTACTCAATCGAAGCCCCGATGGTCTCCGTATCACATTAGCAGGTAATAATGACGTTGCTCGAAAACTTCGCCCTGCTCGTCGCAAAATCGGCAGACGTGTCCTATTTTCCGTTGCAGAGCTTTCCCGGTTCATTGATCAAACAACTGCCTAA
- a CDS encoding helix-turn-helix domain-containing protein, translating to MSIKAMNWAWSQTLEPTPKLILMALADIADDTGRCWPKLQTLAKKCSVSTRTVQRWIRVFEKSGLLTVWRRYNEADQRQMSNEYMLHMHEQSIHLSDCQQSTYQKNHGDFSSKTPCLKRLAQEKALRPRECPEEPPTRSTQKLKNDTLCIPRGLASKEKYVIEELLKAVPQAQQQLLLDELRGAMAAKTIHTSLISWFRALAKKAREGGFSPTYTFSRNSEGEQPCTSAPPAYLQSQKVRFKHIQEIKQLLNEKME from the coding sequence ATGAGCATCAAGGCAATGAACTGGGCGTGGTCTCAAACCTTAGAACCCACTCCAAAGCTCATCCTCATGGCACTTGCCGACATAGCTGATGACACAGGTCGTTGTTGGCCGAAACTCCAGACATTAGCAAAAAAATGCAGTGTTTCTACACGGACAGTTCAACGCTGGATAAGGGTATTTGAGAAATCAGGACTGTTGACTGTATGGCGACGATACAACGAAGCCGATCAACGACAGATGTCGAATGAGTACATGCTACATATGCATGAACAATCTATCCATCTTTCAGATTGCCAACAAAGTACATATCAAAAAAATCACGGAGATTTTAGCTCGAAGACACCTTGCTTGAAGCGCCTCGCCCAAGAAAAGGCGTTACGGCCCCGCGAATGCCCAGAAGAGCCACCTACCAGATCAACACAAAAGCTGAAAAACGATACTCTGTGCATCCCAAGAGGACTAGCCTCAAAGGAAAAATATGTAATTGAAGAACTATTGAAGGCTGTTCCACAAGCGCAACAGCAACTACTGCTAGATGAATTACGTGGTGCCATGGCGGCTAAAACCATTCATACCTCTCTCATTTCTTGGTTCCGCGCGCTAGCAAAGAAAGCGCGCGAAGGCGGCTTTTCGCCTACGTATACCTTTAGCCGCAACAGCGAAGGGGAGCAACCTTGTACTTCTGCGCCACCAGCTTATTTACAGTCGCAGAAGGTAAGATTCAAGCATATACAAGAAATCAAACAACTATTAAATGAGAAAATGGAATAG
- a CDS encoding helix-turn-helix domain-containing protein, producing MTEKFTQYDPAAVLETYDDIAIFMNDAFDTDDFVYIAKALDIVQRAQSMIRIEESKSLFRE from the coding sequence ATGACCGAAAAATTCACTCAGTATGACCCAGCCGCTGTCTTGGAGACCTATGACGATATCGCTATTTTCATGAACGATGCTTTTGATACCGACGATTTCGTGTATATAGCTAAAGCGCTTGATATCGTGCAGCGAGCACAGAGCATGATACGAATTGAAGAGAGTAAGAGCCTTTTTCGTGAATAG
- a CDS encoding type IV secretion system protein produces MAGFNFFNPLFDKFDSLTATFVTDVSAKLITTLTPVLMAGLAISFIVYSLAIIRGVIDTPLSDYIWRCFRIGVIVSIASAGGLYQSVIADAIVHTPDDLAAALVADPASTHTAGNILDAAAEKGYDVAAKAFDQASFFSGDGLTYMAFGVLAILASVALAGIGGAFLILAKVAIAILVALGPLFIFALLWQATHRFFELWTAQILNYGLLIVLCSAVFMLLMKMFGDYMEGIQFDGVTNVVYALGGACMISVVSVLLLLQMPSIAAGLAGGAGLSYMWEMRMLRGGVEAGFRAPGGVYRGARVTAKGIQSVGGGVRRIAGYARGRLAA; encoded by the coding sequence ATGGCAGGCTTTAATTTTTTCAATCCGCTTTTCGATAAATTCGATTCGCTGACAGCGACTTTTGTCACGGACGTTTCTGCAAAACTTATTACAACATTGACCCCTGTATTAATGGCTGGTCTTGCGATAAGTTTTATTGTTTATTCATTGGCAATAATACGCGGAGTAATAGATACGCCATTAAGTGATTATATTTGGCGTTGCTTCAGAATAGGAGTGATCGTTTCAATTGCTTCAGCGGGGGGCTTGTATCAATCCGTGATAGCCGATGCAATTGTACATACCCCAGATGACTTGGCGGCAGCATTAGTAGCGGATCCGGCGTCAACCCATACAGCGGGAAATATTCTGGACGCTGCCGCTGAAAAAGGCTATGACGTTGCCGCAAAAGCATTTGATCAAGCAAGCTTTTTTAGTGGTGATGGCTTAACTTACATGGCGTTTGGAGTGCTCGCTATTTTAGCCTCCGTTGCTCTTGCTGGGATTGGCGGGGCTTTCCTAATACTTGCAAAGGTTGCTATAGCTATTCTTGTCGCTTTAGGGCCATTGTTTATATTTGCGCTGCTGTGGCAGGCAACGCATCGTTTTTTTGAGCTGTGGACCGCTCAGATCTTGAATTACGGATTATTGATTGTGCTTTGTTCTGCGGTATTTATGCTGCTAATGAAAATGTTTGGCGATTATATGGAAGGGATTCAATTCGATGGCGTAACGAATGTGGTCTATGCGCTTGGTGGGGCGTGCATGATTTCCGTCGTTTCAGTACTTTTATTACTTCAAATGCCTTCGATCGCGGCCGGTTTGGCTGGTGGTGCGGGTCTGAGCTATATGTGGGAAATGCGTATGTTACGTGGTGGGGTGGAGGCGGGATTTAGAGCTCCAGGCGGCGTATATCGCGGTGCTCGCGTAACAGCGAAAGGCATCCAATCGGTCGGCGGTGGAGTTAGGCGTATAGCTGGCTATGCACGCGGGCGCCTTGCTGCATAA
- a CDS encoding EexN family lipoprotein yields the protein MKEFGLVIAVVLSAIGLVGCKEESTKDVRYWYEHNEERMKLLAECRNNPGERGITPNCINAREAQKKRSLGLAPDLWSNNGRL from the coding sequence ATGAAAGAATTTGGTTTGGTTATTGCTGTAGTCTTGTCGGCGATTGGTTTGGTGGGGTGTAAAGAAGAATCTACAAAAGATGTACGGTATTGGTACGAGCACAATGAAGAGCGAATGAAACTACTGGCGGAATGTCGCAACAACCCTGGAGAACGAGGAATCACTCCAAATTGTATTAACGCCAGGGAGGCACAAAAGAAAAGATCGCTTGGTCTAGCGCCGGATTTATGGAGTAATAATGGCAGGCTTTAA
- the virB5 gene encoding P-type DNA transfer protein VirB5, producing the protein MKGTIISLGLSAAAFGTMTTLASPVFAAGIPVFDGAAAAKWVEQIRSMKGQLDIARGQLAEAKRMYESVTGVRGFGDLMRNPELRQFLPQDVTQLYDAVQGGSFEGISGSVQDILKAESTSESSVANMLTAIDHRQRIAAATDKAVGLQGYEGAKRRLDQIEALTDQIDNTMDQKAIAELAARISAEKAAIQNETTKLQMLSMLQDAEQKLIAVQKHEVSRKILDPDNTGMPVIK; encoded by the coding sequence ATGAAAGGAACAATTATTTCTCTAGGGCTGTCGGCTGCGGCATTTGGTACTATGACCACACTCGCATCTCCTGTTTTTGCTGCAGGAATACCGGTCTTTGATGGTGCGGCGGCTGCGAAGTGGGTTGAGCAAATTAGGAGTATGAAAGGCCAGCTCGATATAGCACGTGGTCAGCTGGCTGAAGCTAAGCGCATGTACGAATCAGTTACGGGGGTTCGTGGCTTTGGTGACCTGATGCGGAATCCCGAATTGCGTCAATTCCTCCCTCAAGATGTGACTCAGCTTTATGATGCGGTTCAAGGTGGCAGTTTTGAAGGTATTTCTGGTTCAGTACAGGATATTTTGAAGGCAGAGAGCACTTCAGAATCTTCGGTGGCGAATATGCTTACTGCAATAGACCACCGACAGCGTATCGCGGCGGCGACCGATAAGGCAGTCGGTTTACAAGGTTATGAAGGCGCAAAAAGGCGTCTGGATCAAATTGAGGCTCTTACCGACCAAATTGATAATACGATGGATCAGAAGGCAATTGCTGAGTTGGCTGCACGTATCTCAGCTGAAAAAGCAGCTATTCAGAATGAAACGACGAAATTGCAAATGCTGTCGATGCTTCAGGACGCTGAACAGAAATTGATTGCAGTACAGAAACATGAAGTTAGTCGGAAAATTCTTGATCCTGACAACACCGGTATGCCAGTAATCAAATAG